A part of Melittangium boletus DSM 14713 genomic DNA contains:
- a CDS encoding GerW family sporulation protein codes for MDVNEVIDRARDAINVRRIFGEPIQQEGTTLIPAAWVSGGGGGGSGEGPATEGAKGAENASKGQGSGFGLRARPAGAFVIKNGTVRWLPAVDVNRIILGGQVLAGIFLLTLGRGLVRRLLQEARPLRRRRFAR; via the coding sequence ATGGACGTCAACGAGGTCATCGACAGGGCGCGCGACGCCATCAACGTCCGGCGCATCTTCGGAGAGCCCATCCAACAGGAGGGAACGACGCTCATCCCCGCCGCGTGGGTGAGCGGAGGAGGAGGCGGCGGCAGCGGCGAGGGTCCAGCCACCGAGGGAGCGAAGGGGGCCGAAAACGCCAGCAAGGGCCAGGGCAGCGGCTTCGGCCTGCGGGCCCGACCCGCGGGCGCCTTCGTCATCAAGAATGGGACGGTGCGCTGGCTGCCCGCGGTGGATGTCAACCGCATCATCCTGGGGGGCCAGGTGCTCGCGGGCATCTTCCTGCTCACGCTCGGCCGGGGACTGGTGCGCCGCTTGCTCCAAGAGGCCAGACCCCTGCGCCGTAGGCGGTTCGCGAGGTGA
- a CDS encoding FG-GAP repeat domain-containing protein, which translates to MKRRDWGAWTRVGLLGAGLSVGCWEASTRNEPPVAVPEPNGSGTQPPPSMEEVRRPWLRASFHGGVSPEGLAVGDFNGDGVPDVAVNAEGRNFQSPYVTRKGRFHVLLNDGRGGLVTRADGGLRLESSSGRVVVGDVDGDGHLDVVLGTRFGAQVLLGRGDGSFLPSSQPSVGEGSVSSLGLRTDGAEGGSALWFATGPFDWVLPVEAPDFLLARHSGSGRFESIPVPLPGMRLGSADAPEEPRAVVADFNEDGLLDVVFNLERAQADWRAHVFLGTPSGSLEPSGSLRPFHSFHSLDTADFNRDGHEDVIAADTERLWVFLGEGGGRFFEPFSLRLDAEVGEIAVVDLDADGFADVVALHRAEASVSLLKGRGDGALVSLGRMAVGRAPSAAATADLDGDGRPELLVAEAEDNTVSVYAVPEQPLLTPPMPMACPVVAASGERSSPPSVPPLVTVETGRASFMGVVGDFEGHGRPGLALALRERGIRLVLSSEAGAFTFRDIASELTVVSLTAGDFDGDGRADLASVSQDPRRADRVYSKDLWWNDAEAPFARHQEQGRSLSSGEVLAGDFNRDGRVDLVMTTSGRYSGGVRLTNRGGGEFKVDSLMEHNPSMEDYHSTVDGRPLAGDFNGDGTLDILHQTLGLNLNPTASDGSTLPGLGFWDGLPEHGFRGVADVDGDGLADVISQGRAPGQWTMLGGDGHGSLRAPMTCELPVGATVLAWEDLDGDGLTDVVTTSEDGTGLWVVLREARDTWGSPRPYSPGGDVAWVKSVDLLGDARAEFAVMLRSGRLLVFPPFTDAP; encoded by the coding sequence ATGAAGCGACGTGACTGGGGCGCGTGGACCCGAGTGGGACTGTTGGGAGCGGGGCTGTCCGTGGGGTGTTGGGAGGCGAGCACGAGAAACGAGCCGCCCGTTGCCGTGCCCGAGCCCAACGGTTCCGGCACACAGCCGCCTCCATCGATGGAGGAGGTGCGCCGTCCCTGGCTGCGCGCATCGTTTCACGGGGGGGTCTCCCCGGAGGGGCTCGCGGTGGGGGATTTCAACGGGGATGGCGTGCCGGATGTCGCCGTCAACGCCGAGGGCCGCAACTTCCAGAGCCCGTATGTGACCCGCAAGGGCCGGTTCCATGTCCTGCTCAATGATGGACGGGGTGGGCTCGTGACGAGAGCCGACGGGGGCCTGCGTCTGGAAAGCTCCTCGGGCCGCGTCGTCGTGGGAGACGTGGACGGCGATGGCCATCTGGATGTCGTGTTGGGGACCCGGTTTGGTGCCCAGGTGTTGCTCGGCCGGGGTGATGGCTCCTTCCTGCCGTCGTCGCAGCCCTCCGTGGGCGAAGGCAGCGTCTCCAGCCTGGGTCTGCGCACGGACGGAGCGGAGGGGGGCTCCGCTCTCTGGTTCGCGACGGGACCCTTTGACTGGGTCCTCCCCGTGGAGGCACCGGATTTTCTCCTGGCGCGCCATTCTGGCTCCGGGCGGTTCGAGTCCATCCCCGTTCCGCTCCCCGGCATGCGCCTGGGGTCGGCGGATGCGCCCGAGGAGCCCCGGGCGGTGGTCGCGGACTTCAACGAGGACGGCCTACTGGATGTGGTCTTCAACCTCGAGCGGGCCCAGGCCGACTGGCGGGCTCACGTGTTCCTGGGAACGCCCTCGGGGAGTCTGGAGCCCTCGGGCTCGTTGCGGCCGTTTCACTCCTTCCACTCCCTGGACACGGCGGACTTCAACCGGGATGGCCATGAAGACGTGATCGCGGCGGACACGGAGCGGCTCTGGGTCTTCCTCGGCGAGGGTGGGGGACGCTTCTTCGAGCCCTTCTCCCTGCGGTTGGACGCCGAGGTCGGGGAGATCGCGGTGGTGGATCTGGACGCGGATGGCTTCGCCGATGTGGTGGCCCTGCATCGCGCGGAGGCGTCGGTGTCCCTGTTGAAGGGGCGAGGGGATGGAGCACTCGTGTCCCTGGGACGGATGGCGGTGGGCCGGGCGCCGAGTGCCGCCGCCACCGCGGATCTGGACGGTGACGGCCGCCCGGAACTGCTGGTGGCCGAGGCGGAGGACAACACCGTCTCCGTGTATGCCGTACCGGAGCAGCCCCTGCTGACGCCCCCCATGCCCATGGCCTGTCCGGTCGTGGCGGCCTCGGGCGAGAGGTCTTCACCGCCGTCCGTGCCGCCCCTCGTGACCGTGGAGACGGGCAGAGCGTCGTTCATGGGGGTGGTGGGGGACTTCGAGGGCCATGGACGTCCAGGGCTCGCGCTCGCGCTACGGGAACGGGGCATCCGGCTGGTGCTGTCCTCCGAGGCGGGCGCGTTCACGTTCCGCGACATCGCGTCGGAGCTGACGGTCGTCAGTCTCACGGCCGGGGATTTCGATGGGGATGGCCGCGCGGATCTCGCCAGTGTGTCCCAAGACCCGAGGCGTGCGGACCGGGTCTACTCCAAGGACCTGTGGTGGAACGACGCGGAGGCGCCCTTCGCCCGGCACCAGGAGCAGGGCAGGAGTCTGTCCTCCGGGGAGGTGCTGGCGGGAGACTTCAACCGGGATGGGCGCGTGGATCTGGTGATGACCACCTCGGGGCGGTACTCGGGGGGCGTGCGGCTCACCAACCGGGGCGGGGGCGAGTTCAAGGTGGACAGCTTGATGGAGCACAACCCCTCCATGGAGGACTACCACAGCACGGTCGATGGGCGTCCACTCGCCGGGGACTTCAATGGGGATGGCACGTTGGACATCCTTCATCAGACGCTCGGGCTCAATCTCAATCCCACGGCTTCGGACGGGAGCACGTTGCCGGGGCTGGGCTTCTGGGATGGGTTGCCCGAGCATGGCTTCCGGGGCGTCGCGGACGTGGATGGCGATGGCCTGGCGGACGTGATCTCCCAGGGGAGGGCACCGGGTCAGTGGACGATGCTGGGCGGTGATGGACATGGGTCGCTGCGCGCGCCCATGACGTGCGAGCTGCCCGTGGGAGCGACCGTGCTCGCCTGGGAGGACCTGGACGGGGATGGGCTCACGGACGTCGTCACCACCTCGGAAGACGGCACCGGACTGTGGGTGGTGCTTCGCGAGGCACGCGACACCTGGGGTTCGCCGAGGCCCTATTCCCCGGGGGGAGACGTGGCGTGGGTGAAGTCCGTGGACCTGCTCGGGGACGCACGGGCCGAGTTCGCCGTGATGCTGCGCTCGGGCAGGCTCCTGGTGTTCCCTCCGTTCACGGACGCGCCTTGA
- a CDS encoding acyl-CoA carboxylase subunit beta → MKMKERVERLEEQRRRNEGLGGPERIERQHAKGKLTARERLRLLFDANTFEEMGLLAGAEGNLPEEEDPSRPSPADGVITGVGEIDGRPVAVAAYDFTVFGGSIGTVGERKVARMRDLALKNRIPLVWLVDSAGARLEAGGDIDPRRLAGFADTGYLFREQVVMSGVVPQVAAMVGPGAAGTAYIPALADFLPMVKGTSSLAIGGPYLVESVVGEKVTEEELGGSKVHNEQSGVADAEYPDDTACLTAIREYLSFFPSHCEERPPRRPSADPFDRRDEALLTVVPESPRQAFDMHKVILSLVDDRKFFPLKPRFARNLITGLARIDGYPVGVVANNSMFLGGILDVNAADKAARFINLCDAFQVPLLFLQDVPGFMVGSKVEQQGIIRHGAKMMYAAASATVPKFTVVVRKGYGAGYYVMNGRAFEPDLLVAWPGAEIGVMGPEGMVSIAARKQLQAAGSPEAAEAMKKELADGLRQHIRIERTAAMAMVDDVVDPRDTRRLLARALKRTANKKVERPFRRREISPV, encoded by the coding sequence ATGAAGATGAAGGAGCGCGTGGAGAGGCTGGAAGAGCAGCGCCGCCGCAACGAGGGCCTGGGAGGCCCCGAGCGCATCGAGCGCCAGCACGCCAAGGGCAAGCTGACGGCCCGCGAGCGCCTGCGGCTGCTCTTCGACGCGAACACCTTCGAGGAAATGGGTCTCCTGGCGGGCGCGGAAGGCAACCTGCCCGAGGAGGAAGATCCGAGCCGGCCCTCGCCCGCGGACGGCGTCATCACCGGCGTGGGGGAGATCGACGGCCGGCCCGTGGCGGTGGCCGCCTATGACTTCACGGTGTTCGGCGGCTCCATCGGCACGGTGGGCGAGCGCAAGGTGGCGCGCATGAGGGATCTGGCGCTCAAGAACCGCATTCCCCTGGTCTGGCTGGTGGACTCGGCGGGGGCGCGGCTGGAGGCGGGCGGAGACATCGATCCCCGGCGCCTGGCGGGCTTCGCGGACACGGGCTACCTGTTCCGCGAGCAGGTGGTGATGAGCGGCGTGGTGCCGCAGGTGGCCGCCATGGTGGGCCCCGGCGCGGCGGGCACGGCCTACATCCCGGCGCTGGCGGACTTCCTGCCCATGGTGAAGGGCACGAGCTCACTCGCCATCGGCGGACCCTACCTGGTGGAGTCCGTGGTCGGCGAGAAGGTGACGGAGGAAGAGCTGGGCGGCTCCAAGGTGCACAACGAGCAGTCGGGCGTGGCGGACGCCGAGTATCCAGATGACACCGCGTGCCTCACCGCCATCCGCGAGTACCTGTCCTTCTTCCCCTCGCATTGCGAGGAGCGGCCTCCGCGCCGGCCCTCGGCGGACCCGTTCGACCGGCGCGACGAGGCCCTGCTCACGGTGGTGCCGGAGAGCCCCCGCCAGGCGTTCGACATGCACAAGGTCATCCTGTCGCTCGTGGATGACCGGAAGTTCTTCCCCCTCAAGCCCCGCTTCGCGCGCAACCTCATCACGGGGCTGGCGCGCATCGACGGCTACCCCGTGGGCGTGGTGGCCAACAACTCCATGTTCCTGGGCGGCATCCTGGACGTGAACGCCGCGGACAAGGCGGCGCGCTTCATCAACCTGTGTGACGCCTTCCAGGTGCCGCTGCTGTTCCTGCAGGACGTCCCGGGCTTCATGGTGGGCTCCAAGGTGGAGCAGCAGGGCATCATCCGGCACGGCGCGAAGATGATGTACGCGGCGGCGAGCGCCACCGTGCCCAAGTTCACCGTGGTGGTGCGCAAGGGCTACGGCGCGGGTTACTACGTGATGAACGGGCGGGCCTTCGAGCCGGACCTGCTCGTGGCCTGGCCGGGCGCGGAGATTGGCGTCATGGGTCCCGAGGGCATGGTGTCCATCGCGGCGCGCAAGCAGTTGCAGGCGGCGGGCAGCCCCGAGGCCGCCGAGGCGATGAAGAAGGAATTGGCGGACGGCTTGCGCCAGCACATCCGCATCGAGCGCACGGCGGCCATGGCCATGGTGGACGATGTGGTGGATCCCCGGGACACGCGGCGGCTGCTCGCGCGCGCCCTCAAGCGCACCGCGAACAAGAAGGTGGAGCGCCCCTTCCGCCGCCGGGAAATCTCCCCCGTCTGA